The genomic interval AGTCCGCATGGCGCCCGCCTCGCCCCAAATGAAGTAAGAGTCCTCAAAACGCTCCCTCCTCCGCCCTCCAAATCACCTGAAAAAGGGGCACATGCCAGAACGGGAACCGCTCCGGATCAATCCAACCTCCAACCATATCCTGCTCGGACGGCTTCCGGTGGATGGAGGCCAAGTGGTAAGTCTTTTCCACCTTCAGGCCACGGTTCAGATACGCCCGGTATTCCTTGCTTCCCTTGGCCGAGAGGACGCAGACCGGGATTCCATCCGAGGTGATCTGAACCCCCTTTCCCCTGGGTTTAAACAGAAGTTCGCTTGAAGCGGTTTCCAGAGCGTCAATGGCTGATCTCGTTCCGGGATGTCCGCTTTTTAAAGCCGGAAAAGAAAGATGGACGTCGTCGAGTTGCATCTCCCACAGCTCGGCCCGAGTTTCTCGCTCCTCATCCAGAGTAAGGGAAATCACCGATTCTTGCACCGACACCCACTCGGGGACGGAACTTCTGATTTCATCCACGAACGGATGACTTTCCGCGCAGCACAGAAAGAGCCGATCCCTGGCCCGGGTCATGCCCACGTAATAGAGCCGCCGGGCCTCCTCCATGTTCGCTTCCCGGCGGGGATGACCGACCAACAGGACGGCGGGGAACTCCAGCCCCTTGGCTCCGTGCATGGTGGCGATGCCGATGCCCTGGGCGTTGGCCCGCTGGAACCGGCCCAGGTCACGGGAGACGTCCCAGACGTATTCGGAAAATTCCCGCATCGGACGGCGGATGGACCCGCTTTCCTCCTGATAGTCGCGGGCCATGACCGAAAGCAGGTCCAACCACATCCTGTTGCGCACCATGGTTTCGGCAACAAGGTCCTCCACGAATTGACGGACTTCCTGACCGGTGCAGAGGGATTTTCCGCATCGGAGCAGAAGATCGAGAATTTCTTTGACTTCGCGGATGCTCGGAAAGGGAATTCGTCGATTCCGCACCGGGAAAACGTCAATATCCGCCCGCCGGGCCAAACGGGTGATCGCAAAAACCTCCTGGTTGGTCCGGCACAGGATGCAGACATCGCCGGGGGCCAAACCTTCCCCGGCAACCAGTCGATGGGCCTGCTCCAGGGCCGCCTTGAGCATGGCGGGCTGGGAGAAGGTTCGCAAGATGACGACCGGATCGCCCTTGTCTTTGCGCACCGGCTCCACGGCCGGGGTGTCCATCCGGTCGCTGTTGCGCCGGATCAGCCCGTTGGCCGCGTGGATGATCGGGGCCCTGGAGCGGTAGTTGGCGACCATGTACGTCAGGTCGGCGTCATAGTCCCGGGCGAAGCGATGGATAAACCGGACGTTGGAGCCCTTGAAGGCGTAGATGTTCTGGTCCGCGTCGCCCACGGCCAGCAGCGACGGCCGCCTGGATTGATCGGCTTCCCCGCGACCCGCCAGAAGCGAGAGGAACGCGTATTCCAGCTCGTCGATGTCCTGGTACTCGTCCACCAGGATATGCTCGAGACCCATAATCCGTTCCCGCCAGTCCAATGCCGTTTCCGAATCCATATCCCGGCTCTGGGCCAGATACGCCACCGCTTCCCGCAGGATGGACGTGAAGACCGCCTCATCTCCCCGGCTGCCGATCAGGGACCGACCGGTAATGGCCATGGCCAGGCTGTGGTAGGTGTGCACCCGGATGCCCGCGGAGCTTTTGCCAAGCAGCTCCTTGAGCCGCCTGCGCAGCTCGACCACGGCGTTGCGGTTGAAGGCCACGGCCAGGATCTTGCCCGGACGGACCCGCAAAACCTTGAGCAGATAGGCGATGCGGTGCACGATGATCCGCGTCTTGCCCGAGCCCGGTCCAGCCACAACCAGCATGTTCCTGTCCATCGGAGCCTGGACGATCTTGTCCTGGACCGGATTCAGGGTCTTCAGGATCGCCGCGTGCTGCTCCTTGGTCACGGGCAGCTCGAGAATCCTCTTTCTGTCCCTGAGGTGCGTCTCCACAAACGCTTGGCTGCTTTTCTGGAAGTAGTCGCGTACGAATCGCAGGGCCGCGCCGATGCCGTCGAAGACCGCTCCCAGTTCGGCGAACCGGCCCATGATGTGTACCTGGGCGATTTTCTGCTTGTAGAAGACGGACAGTCCTTCGTAGTCCGCCTTGGTGAACCTGCCCTTGGCATCGAGCACAGTGATGGTCATGGCCGGGCGGATGATCGACAGCCCGTTCTGCAGGCTGATGGCCCGGGCGTGGTGCAGGGCGAAGAGCGCCTCCTTGCATCGATCCGGCAGATCGGCCAACAGCCTGGTGAACAGATCTCCCTGAAGCGCCTTTTCCATCTCCCCGGTGCGGAACGAGACCAGCAGATCCTTGCCCTTCACGTTGGAGGGGATTTTGCCGAGCAGGCAGCGTAGCAGAACCCGGGTTACATGATTGCGCTGGGAAACAGCGTCCCTGACCTCCGGCCATTCCCGGCGCTGAATCACCTGGTAGGTCGAATTCGAAAGCCGGCTGATCCGGAGCAGCCTTTCATCCATGAGCAGCTCCAGAATTCGGAGCAGATGAGCCGGAGTCGCGTCTTGCTGCCCTTGGTCCTTGAGTCTCTGGCAGACATGCCGCAGGGGAAGATTGTACGTTCCCCCCGCCCTGGCGTCCGGCTCGTCCTCCTCCATCAGCTTGAGCAGGTGCTCTTCCAGGGAAACGTACCAGCCGAGCCGGGTTTCGGAATCATCGGCAATGCCCTTGCGCACAAAGGCGGTCATGTTCAGGTCGTGGTTCAGGATACGCACTTTGCGCATCGCGCTCAGGGCGCCCAGGATGCGCGCGGGCTCGGTTCCGAGCCGCTCCGCCAGGTAGTCGGTATTCAGCAGTTCCTTGGGATCCGACTGCATCAGGATGTCCAGAAGCCCCAGCCAGAGATCCCGCTCGGATCTGGAAAGATTGAGGGGTGCCATGATGGATAAAGCCTGCTCCCGGTTTTTCGTGAGCAGCCGACCCTGGATGGTCAGGGTCTTGTTGTCGCCCCGGCGCACCTTGCCGCCGCGCTCCAGCCAGGAAAGCGCGGTGCGGACCTTGGTGTCCCGCATGGAATCCTTGTCGTCCAGAATGTCGAATTCGTAGGCTTCGAACTCCTCGGAGGCCAACAGCTCGCCGGAGGTCATGACCAGCGTGGGGTTTTGGCGGGACGCGGCCAGGCTTTTCAGTCCTCCATACAGAGACTTGAAGTCCTTGCTCGTCACCTCCGAATTTCGGCAGAGTTCGAATTGCGTGTTCAGGTCTTCCGGGTCAAAGAGCAGGCAGCACATGGCCGGCTGCCTGTCCCGGCCGGCACGTCCGGCCTCCTGCAGATAGTTTTCCAGGGAGCCGGGCGTGGAGGCATGGATCACCGCCCGCACGTCGGCCTTGTCCACGCCCATGCCAAAGGCGTTGGTGGCCGTGATCACCCGAAGCTCACCGGCCAGAAACCGTTCCTGCACCGTGGCCCGGTCCTCGGGCGTGCGTCCGGCATGATAGTAGTCCACCTCCCAGCCATGGTCCCGCAGACCGTCCGCGTATTCCTCGACCTTTTTGCGGGTCGCGACAAAGACGATGGCCCCGCCTGACTCCTCCTGAGTGAGCACTTCTTTCAGAATCGCGTCGATCCGTTCGAGCTTTTCCGCTTCCGTGCAGGGCATGACGTCGAAGCGCAGATTGGACCGCTCGTGGCCCCCCTCGAAAAGAACCAGTTCCCGGCCCAGTTCCTCCCGGAAGTAGCGCAGGATCTCGTCCCGGACGTCCGGCTTGGCCGTGGCCGTGAAGCAGGCGATCTGGGGTTCCGGGTAGGATGGGCCTGACGATTGGGGTTCCGGGCGGATGTCCTTGAGGAACGAGGCCAGGGCCAGGTAGTCGGGACGGAAGTCGTGGCCCCATTTGGAAAAGCAGTGCGCCTCGTCCATGACCACCATGCCGATTTCCCGCGATCGGAGCGTCTCCTTCACGCCGGCGTTGCGCAACTGCTCCGGGGCGATCCAGACCAGGTCACGATCTCCGAAGCGGATGGATTCCAGTGCCCTGGCCCGTTCGATGACCGTCAGCGTCGAATTGATCGTGCATCCGTTCAGAATGCCTTTGCGTGTCAGGCCGTCCACCTGATCCTTCATCAGGGACTGCAGCGGGGAAACGATGATCGTCAGGGTCTTGCGCTGTTCGGCCTTCATCAGGCCGGGTAGCTGATAGCAGAGGGATTTCCCGGCCCCGGTGGGCAGAACGGCCAGGCAGTCATGGCCCCGGATCAATGTCTCGACCACCAGCTTCTGGAGCGGCGGGTTTTCTCCCTTGACCGGCAGGTAGTCGTCGTATCCGAAATAACGTCGTAGCTGGATTTTGGAGTCAAAGGCGTTGCGGCAGTACCCGCAGTCGGGATCGGTGCACGGCGACTCCCGCAGAGAACGCAGCATGCCGGGGATCGCGGCCTGGTTCTTCCACACCCAGGCCGGCAATACAGAGTTGCCTCCGGCCACTTCCAGCCAGGCCAGGATATAACCCAGGCAGCAGGATTGGCCGGGCGGTTCCCACAGGTCACGGAACACCTGGCTCCCCGAAGTCACGCAGGCCAGTCCCGCCAACCGCCCGTTCCAGTAGCTTTCGTTCCCCTGCCTGTCCGGCAACGGCATGTCGGCAAGGAGGGAGAAGAATTCGCCGAACCCACTCGCCGGGAATGATCTCGCCAATACCGAACCGTAGAACAGGAGCTGCTCCGGCGGTAGTCGGCGCAATGCCTCGATCTCATCAAGAAAGACGCGCTCGGCCTGCAAGCAGTCCTGGACCGGATCGTTCACGGCCACTTTCACCAGCTTGTAGTCCTTGACCAGGTGATGGTACGGATTCCTGGGAAAAGCCAGGGGAGAGAGGTACAACGTGTCCAGAGGGGGCAGCTTGAGAATGCTGGCGGCCGGAAAGTGCTCTCGCAGCCAGGGAAGATCGTGCCCCAGGATGTTGTGGCCGAGAAGAAAGGAGCGGTTCGTAAAGAAGGAATCTATTTTGGCCAGGGCATTCCCGGCATGAAAATCGCCCTGAAAGAGCCGACGTTCGCGATCCAGAAGATCAACGGCCCCGATCTTAAGCAACCGGTCTTCTTCCGGATGGATCTCCAGGTCGATGGCAACCCCGTTGCGTAGGTACTCGTCGAGGGTCATTGTGAGGCGTCGCGGCTTGAACTTCGCAGGATGTGACTCTCATCCTCAATTTTCGGACGAACAGTCGCTTCCGTGATCATGAATATCTCAAGATGGATAGAAGTGAATGGGGGAATTCCAAAGGTTTTCG from Desulfonatronum thiodismutans carries:
- a CDS encoding RecQ family ATP-dependent DNA helicase, whose amino-acid sequence is MTLDEYLRNGVAIDLEIHPEEDRLLKIGAVDLLDRERRLFQGDFHAGNALAKIDSFFTNRSFLLGHNILGHDLPWLREHFPAASILKLPPLDTLYLSPLAFPRNPYHHLVKDYKLVKVAVNDPVQDCLQAERVFLDEIEALRRLPPEQLLFYGSVLARSFPASGFGEFFSLLADMPLPDRQGNESYWNGRLAGLACVTSGSQVFRDLWEPPGQSCCLGYILAWLEVAGGNSVLPAWVWKNQAAIPGMLRSLRESPCTDPDCGYCRNAFDSKIQLRRYFGYDDYLPVKGENPPLQKLVVETLIRGHDCLAVLPTGAGKSLCYQLPGLMKAEQRKTLTIIVSPLQSLMKDQVDGLTRKGILNGCTINSTLTVIERARALESIRFGDRDLVWIAPEQLRNAGVKETLRSREIGMVVMDEAHCFSKWGHDFRPDYLALASFLKDIRPEPQSSGPSYPEPQIACFTATAKPDVRDEILRYFREELGRELVLFEGGHERSNLRFDVMPCTEAEKLERIDAILKEVLTQEESGGAIVFVATRKKVEEYADGLRDHGWEVDYYHAGRTPEDRATVQERFLAGELRVITATNAFGMGVDKADVRAVIHASTPGSLENYLQEAGRAGRDRQPAMCCLLFDPEDLNTQFELCRNSEVTSKDFKSLYGGLKSLAASRQNPTLVMTSGELLASEEFEAYEFDILDDKDSMRDTKVRTALSWLERGGKVRRGDNKTLTIQGRLLTKNREQALSIMAPLNLSRSERDLWLGLLDILMQSDPKELLNTDYLAERLGTEPARILGALSAMRKVRILNHDLNMTAFVRKGIADDSETRLGWYVSLEEHLLKLMEEDEPDARAGGTYNLPLRHVCQRLKDQGQQDATPAHLLRILELLMDERLLRISRLSNSTYQVIQRREWPEVRDAVSQRNHVTRVLLRCLLGKIPSNVKGKDLLVSFRTGEMEKALQGDLFTRLLADLPDRCKEALFALHHARAISLQNGLSIIRPAMTITVLDAKGRFTKADYEGLSVFYKQKIAQVHIMGRFAELGAVFDGIGAALRFVRDYFQKSSQAFVETHLRDRKRILELPVTKEQHAAILKTLNPVQDKIVQAPMDRNMLVVAGPGSGKTRIIVHRIAYLLKVLRVRPGKILAVAFNRNAVVELRRRLKELLGKSSAGIRVHTYHSLAMAITGRSLIGSRGDEAVFTSILREAVAYLAQSRDMDSETALDWRERIMGLEHILVDEYQDIDELEYAFLSLLAGRGEADQSRRPSLLAVGDADQNIYAFKGSNVRFIHRFARDYDADLTYMVANYRSRAPIIHAANGLIRRNSDRMDTPAVEPVRKDKGDPVVILRTFSQPAMLKAALEQAHRLVAGEGLAPGDVCILCRTNQEVFAITRLARRADIDVFPVRNRRIPFPSIREVKEILDLLLRCGKSLCTGQEVRQFVEDLVAETMVRNRMWLDLLSVMARDYQEESGSIRRPMREFSEYVWDVSRDLGRFQRANAQGIGIATMHGAKGLEFPAVLLVGHPRREANMEEARRLYYVGMTRARDRLFLCCAESHPFVDEIRSSVPEWVSVQESVISLTLDEERETRAELWEMQLDDVHLSFPALKSGHPGTRSAIDALETASSELLFKPRGKGVQITSDGIPVCVLSAKGSKEYRAYLNRGLKVEKTYHLASIHRKPSEQDMVGGWIDPERFPFWHVPLFQVIWRAEEGAF